From the Chloroflexus aurantiacus J-10-fl genome, one window contains:
- the hpt gene encoding hypoxanthine phosphoribosyltransferase yields MRQDIDYILIGEDQIKQRVAELAAEISADYRDLGDLLLVGVLKGCAMFMVDLARAIDLPLAIDFIAVASYGASTESSGVVRLIKDLDTDISQRHVLIVEDIIDSGLTLAYLRSQLLRRNPASLRICTLLNKPERRTADVPVDYIGFDIPNAFVVGYGLDYAERYRNLPFIGVLRPEVYQSA; encoded by the coding sequence ATGCGTCAGGACATTGATTACATCTTGATTGGGGAAGATCAGATCAAACAGCGGGTTGCGGAGCTGGCTGCTGAGATCAGTGCCGATTATCGCGACCTCGGTGATCTGCTGCTGGTCGGCGTTCTGAAGGGCTGCGCCATGTTTATGGTTGATCTGGCGCGGGCAATTGATCTGCCACTTGCGATTGATTTCATCGCGGTTGCCAGTTATGGCGCCAGTACCGAGTCGTCGGGTGTGGTGCGTTTGATCAAAGACCTCGACACCGACATTTCGCAGCGCCACGTATTGATTGTCGAAGACATTATTGATAGCGGCCTGACCCTGGCGTACCTGCGGTCGCAATTGCTGCGGCGCAATCCGGCCAGTCTGCGCATCTGCACGTTGCTCAACAAACCTGAACGACGTACAGCAGATGTGCCGGTTGACTACATTGGTTTTGACATCCCGAATGCCTTTGTGGTTGGGTACGGCCTGGATTATGCAGAGCGCTATCGCAATCTCCCCTTCATTGGCGTGTTGCGCCCTGAGGTCTACCAGTCAGCGTAG
- the ftsH gene encoding ATP-dependent zinc metalloprotease FtsH — translation MNDNRWLKNSFVYLIILVAALALFFQYFGQGASQTEEKGIADVIADAQVGLVSEIQAQAGDEQIIVTYKDGKKYRSRVETSDSVMQLLADYNVPLYDENGRRTINVTVQPAPAWGGLLSIFTILLPTLLLIGFFVFFMRQAQGSNNQAMSFGKSRARMFAGDKPTITFADVAGQEEAKQDLAEIVEFLKFPDKFAALGARIPRGVLMVGPPGTGKTLLSRAVAGEAGVPFFSISGSEFVEMFVGVGASRVRDLFDQAKRNAPCIVFIDEIDAVGRQRGAGLGGSHDEREQTLNQILVEMDGFDTNTNVIVIAATNRPDVLDPALVRPGRFDRQVVLDAPDVRGRIEILKVHVKGKPLAEDVNLEVIARQTPGFSGADLMNVVNEAAILAARRSKRKISMAEFQDAVERVAIGGPERRSRVMTDRQKLVVAYHEAGHAIVGAALPKADKVQKVTIIPRGQAGGYTLFLPDEDSLSLRTVSQFKARLAVSLGGRVAEEIVFGNDEVTTGASGDLMQVTRIARAMVTRYGMSQRLGPMVFGEKEELIFLGREISEQRNYGDEVARQIDEEVHAIVTEAYETAQQILLQNRAVLDDMANALLEYETLDGEQLEEMIRRVKPLALDLSKSSTPNGRAEERSTQPDASQHGFGGTNPLPA, via the coding sequence ATGAATGATAATCGTTGGTTGAAGAATAGTTTTGTCTATCTCATCATTCTGGTTGCAGCGCTAGCGCTGTTCTTCCAATATTTCGGTCAGGGTGCCAGCCAGACTGAGGAGAAAGGCATTGCCGATGTCATCGCCGATGCTCAGGTTGGCCTGGTAAGTGAAATTCAGGCGCAGGCTGGCGACGAACAGATTATTGTCACCTACAAGGATGGTAAGAAATATCGCTCACGGGTCGAAACTTCGGATAGCGTGATGCAGTTGCTGGCCGACTACAACGTACCGCTGTACGACGAGAACGGTCGGCGGACGATCAACGTAACCGTGCAACCGGCACCGGCCTGGGGCGGTTTACTCAGTATCTTTACCATTCTGCTGCCAACCCTGTTGCTCATCGGCTTTTTCGTCTTCTTCATGCGTCAGGCGCAGGGGAGCAACAATCAGGCGATGTCGTTTGGCAAGAGCCGGGCACGGATGTTTGCCGGCGATAAGCCCACAATTACCTTCGCCGATGTGGCCGGTCAGGAAGAGGCAAAGCAGGACCTGGCCGAAATTGTTGAGTTCCTCAAGTTTCCTGACAAGTTTGCCGCGCTCGGGGCACGCATTCCGCGTGGTGTGCTGATGGTTGGCCCGCCCGGTACCGGTAAGACGTTGCTCTCGCGGGCAGTCGCTGGTGAGGCAGGTGTTCCCTTCTTCAGCATCTCTGGCTCTGAGTTCGTAGAGATGTTTGTTGGCGTAGGTGCCTCACGTGTGCGCGACCTGTTTGATCAGGCCAAGCGTAATGCACCCTGTATCGTCTTCATCGATGAGATCGATGCCGTCGGTCGGCAGCGCGGTGCCGGTTTGGGTGGCTCACACGACGAGCGTGAGCAGACGCTCAACCAGATTCTGGTCGAGATGGATGGCTTCGACACCAACACGAATGTGATCGTGATCGCCGCGACGAACCGGCCCGATGTGCTCGACCCGGCTCTCGTGCGACCAGGCCGCTTTGACCGTCAGGTGGTGCTTGATGCGCCCGATGTGCGGGGTCGGATCGAGATTCTGAAAGTTCACGTCAAGGGCAAACCTCTGGCTGAGGATGTCAATCTTGAGGTAATCGCTCGTCAGACACCCGGTTTCTCAGGCGCCGATCTGATGAACGTTGTGAACGAAGCAGCGATTCTGGCTGCACGTCGCTCGAAGCGCAAGATCAGCATGGCAGAGTTCCAGGATGCGGTCGAGCGGGTCGCTATCGGTGGCCCTGAGCGGCGTTCGCGCGTGATGACCGACCGCCAGAAGCTGGTGGTGGCCTACCACGAGGCCGGTCACGCGATTGTCGGTGCTGCGTTGCCGAAGGCCGATAAGGTGCAGAAGGTGACGATCATTCCACGTGGACAGGCTGGTGGGTATACCCTCTTCCTGCCTGATGAGGATAGTCTGAGCCTGCGCACCGTTTCCCAGTTCAAGGCACGACTGGCCGTCTCGTTAGGTGGCCGGGTAGCTGAAGAGATTGTCTTCGGCAACGACGAGGTGACAACCGGCGCTTCTGGTGATTTGATGCAAGTCACCCGTATTGCCCGGGCAATGGTCACGCGCTACGGTATGAGCCAGCGCCTTGGCCCGATGGTCTTCGGCGAGAAGGAAGAGCTGATCTTCCTCGGTCGCGAGATCAGCGAGCAGCGCAACTACGGTGATGAGGTGGCGCGCCAGATTGACGAAGAGGTGCATGCAATCGTCACCGAAGCCTACGAAACGGCGCAGCAAATCCTGCTTCAGAACCGGGCTGTGCTTGACGATATGGCGAATGCGTTGCTCGAATACGAGACACTTGATGGCGAACAGCTCGAGGAGATGATCCGTCGGGTAAAGCCGCTGGCGCTCGATCTGAGCAAGAGCAGCACGCCTAATGGGCGAGCTGAAGAGCGCTCCACACAGCCTGATGCGTCACAGCACGGCTTTGGCGGTACCAACCCACTTCCGGCGTAA
- a CDS encoding ABC transporter permease produces MHSIIVNPVLTRELFGRIRGRNAWLILSGYLTIIGAITLLIYAVFISSASPNDPNTARTIGKSIFFTVMTAALVQVCFLSPSLTAGAIVGEKERQTYDLLLASLLSPLQIITGKLLSAIAFALLLITASLPIAGLSLLFGGITAQEILIGVISLLITAICYAAIGLFWSTVMRSTLGATVMAQGTVIAILLLVPFLFFVISLLIGAFDADPSPLYVYTMGPFICLHPFIALGITATILEEGGDPWLWTVPSSVGNLTVPSPWLVYIALMIIVTVICLSLALQRIRPAEE; encoded by the coding sequence ATGCATAGCATCATTGTTAACCCGGTATTGACCCGTGAACTCTTCGGTCGGATTCGTGGACGCAATGCCTGGCTTATTCTGAGCGGCTACCTGACTATCATTGGCGCTATTACGCTGCTAATTTATGCGGTATTTATCAGCTCGGCCAGCCCAAATGACCCTAACACGGCCCGTACCATCGGTAAAAGCATCTTTTTCACTGTGATGACTGCGGCGCTGGTACAGGTTTGCTTTCTGTCACCTTCACTGACAGCAGGGGCAATTGTCGGTGAAAAAGAACGCCAGACTTACGATTTACTGCTTGCCTCGTTGTTGTCACCACTTCAGATCATCACCGGTAAGCTCTTGTCAGCAATTGCGTTTGCATTGTTGCTCATCACGGCTTCTCTCCCAATTGCCGGTCTATCCCTTCTTTTTGGCGGCATTACTGCACAAGAAATCCTGATCGGGGTGATCAGTTTGTTGATCACGGCCATCTGCTATGCAGCAATTGGCCTTTTCTGGTCAACGGTGATGCGCTCGACGCTTGGTGCAACGGTAATGGCGCAGGGAACGGTGATCGCCATTCTGTTGCTGGTACCATTTCTCTTCTTCGTGATTTCACTGTTGATCGGCGCGTTTGATGCCGATCCTTCGCCGCTCTACGTCTACACCATGGGGCCATTCATTTGCCTGCATCCGTTTATTGCCCTGGGGATAACGGCTACCATCCTTGAGGAAGGCGGCGATCCATGGCTCTGGACAGTTCCTTCGTCTGTCGGCAATCTCACAGTACCCTCACCCTGGCTGGTCTATATAGCGCTTATGATTATCGTCACGGTGATTTGTTTAAGTCTGGCCCTGCAGCGGATACGTCCGGCTGAAGAATAG
- a CDS encoding 2-dehydropantoate 2-reductase, translated as MRICIVGAGAIGGWLGAKLIQAGAEVTMIARGSHLAAIIEHGLTVEYRDGRREVVRPALATSDMTVAGPHDVVIVAVKAQSLPTLAAPMRALYGPDTAVVYAQNGIPWWYFFRHGGPYEGRRIEAVDPGGVIAAHTEIERVIGCVVYPAAAIERPGVIRHIEGNRFTLGEPDGSRSERVVRLSKLLESVGLRAPVKTDIRNEIWLKLWGNLSFNPISALTRATIDRIIADQGTYNLAATMMAEAQQVAEQLGIRFPVSIERRIRMAEEIGAHKTSMLQDIEAKRPTEIDALLGAVVELAELTGTPTPTLRAIYAVTSLLDRINCES; from the coding sequence ATGCGCATCTGTATTGTTGGCGCCGGAGCGATTGGTGGCTGGTTGGGGGCAAAGCTGATCCAGGCCGGAGCCGAAGTAACAATGATCGCTCGCGGGAGCCATCTGGCAGCCATTATCGAACACGGGTTGACCGTCGAATACCGTGATGGTCGGCGCGAGGTGGTGCGACCGGCACTGGCGACCTCTGATATGACGGTTGCCGGTCCACACGATGTTGTGATCGTAGCAGTCAAAGCACAGTCCTTGCCGACGCTGGCTGCACCCATGCGAGCGCTCTACGGCCCCGACACAGCCGTTGTCTACGCTCAAAACGGCATTCCCTGGTGGTATTTTTTCCGGCACGGTGGCCCATACGAAGGTCGGCGGATCGAGGCAGTTGATCCCGGTGGTGTGATTGCTGCCCATACCGAGATTGAACGGGTTATCGGCTGCGTCGTCTATCCCGCCGCCGCCATCGAACGTCCTGGCGTCATCCGACATATTGAAGGAAACCGTTTTACACTCGGTGAACCCGATGGCAGCCGGAGCGAGCGTGTGGTACGCCTGAGCAAATTGCTGGAGTCGGTCGGTTTACGAGCGCCGGTCAAGACCGATATTCGCAATGAAATCTGGCTAAAGTTGTGGGGAAATCTCTCGTTTAACCCGATCAGCGCATTGACCCGCGCTACTATTGACCGCATTATCGCCGATCAGGGCACGTACAACCTGGCGGCAACAATGATGGCCGAGGCACAACAGGTCGCCGAACAGCTAGGTATTCGGTTTCCGGTCTCGATTGAACGCCGCATCCGCATGGCCGAGGAGATCGGCGCTCACAAGACCTCGATGTTGCAAGATATTGAAGCGAAGCGACCAACCGAAATTGATGCCCTGCTGGGAGCAGTGGTTGAGCTGGCCGAATTGACCGGTACGCCAACCCCGACGCTGCGGGCCATATATGCCGTGACGTCACTACTGGATCGAATCAACTGTGAGTCGTGA
- the coaA gene encoding type I pantothenate kinase: MILKSEFERRLSPYMSFSRSEWAALRNGTPLPLSADELDTLVSLNDTVSMEDVADIYLPLVRLLQIYYDNACRLYQATSAFLGSGTARVPYVIGIAGSVAVGKSSTARILQALLARGPGRLKVDLITTDGFLYPNRILQERGIMHRKGFPESYDRRRLLQFMADIKSGYGPVSAPVYSHLIYDIVPDQTQVVDHPDVLIVEGLNVLQRGSNTRREPQLYVSDFFDFAIYVDADERDLEQWYIERFLRLRETAFRDPSSYFRRYAELNEEEAIATARRIWREINYVNLKQNIEPTRWSADLILVKGPRHELERVYLRKL, from the coding sequence ATGATCCTGAAGTCAGAATTTGAACGCCGCCTTTCACCATACATGAGTTTTTCGCGCTCAGAATGGGCAGCACTTCGTAACGGTACTCCCTTACCACTCAGTGCAGACGAGTTAGACACGCTGGTCAGTCTGAATGACACCGTCTCAATGGAAGACGTTGCCGACATCTACCTGCCACTGGTGCGCCTGCTACAAATCTACTACGACAATGCCTGTCGATTGTACCAGGCCACCAGTGCATTTCTCGGCTCAGGGACAGCACGAGTACCGTATGTGATCGGCATTGCCGGTAGTGTCGCGGTAGGGAAGAGCAGCACAGCGCGCATCCTGCAAGCGCTCCTGGCGCGTGGGCCTGGACGCCTCAAAGTCGATCTGATTACAACCGACGGCTTTCTTTACCCAAACCGAATCCTCCAGGAACGGGGGATTATGCACCGTAAAGGGTTTCCTGAAAGCTATGATCGGCGACGCCTCTTGCAGTTTATGGCCGATATTAAATCGGGGTATGGCCCGGTGAGTGCGCCAGTCTATTCACACCTTATCTACGATATCGTGCCCGATCAAACGCAGGTTGTTGATCATCCAGATGTTCTGATTGTTGAAGGGTTGAATGTGTTACAGCGTGGTTCCAATACTCGACGCGAACCACAACTCTATGTATCAGACTTCTTTGACTTCGCGATTTATGTCGATGCCGATGAACGCGATCTTGAACAGTGGTACATTGAACGATTTTTACGGCTGCGTGAAACGGCCTTTCGCGATCCGTCGTCATACTTTCGCCGCTACGCTGAGCTGAACGAAGAGGAAGCTATCGCTACCGCACGACGTATCTGGCGCGAAATTAATTATGTCAATTTAAAACAAAACATAGAACCGACGCGCTGGAGCGCCGATCTGATTCTGGTCAAAGGACCTCGCCACGAACTAGAGCGAGTCTATCTTCGCAAACTGTAG
- a CDS encoding acyl--CoA ligase, protein MYRTVYDLLTTGSDTDPALIAPGGPTWNFADLRAQVYRLAEWLQNHGLGRGDRIAIALGNGPAMAITFLAAATAATAAPLNPKYRRDEFAFYYEDTQARALIVAPGEGDEARAALRSDMLLIEAAFDSNHQLTFSTSGTAGSPRRDGLATPDDIAMILHTSGTTSRPKRVPIRHRNLAASTSNIITTYQLSAADRSLCVMPLFHIHGIVASLLSQLAAGGAVICPPGFDGLKFWSWVEQERPTWYSAVPTMHQVLLARAGRNTAIIKANPFRFIRSSSAPLPPVVMEQMEEVFAAPVIESYGMTEASHQMTSNPLPPGRRKPGSVGIGFGVEVGIMDEHGQLLPAGVKGEVVVRGPNVVDGYENNPEANATAFVNGWFRTGDQGYLDEDGYLCLTGRIKELINRGGEKISPLEIDDVLLRHPAVAEALAFAVPHPTLGEEVHAAVVLREGMSADERELREHCARLLADFKVPRAIHILSALPRGATGKLQRITMAKTLGL, encoded by the coding sequence ATGTACCGTACCGTGTATGATCTCCTGACAACTGGAAGCGATACCGATCCTGCGCTGATTGCACCGGGTGGCCCGACCTGGAACTTTGCCGATCTGCGTGCCCAGGTGTACCGTCTGGCCGAGTGGCTCCAGAACCATGGACTGGGACGCGGCGACCGGATTGCGATTGCGCTCGGCAACGGCCCGGCGATGGCGATCACCTTTCTGGCTGCGGCTACTGCGGCGACGGCTGCACCACTTAATCCCAAATATCGGCGGGACGAATTTGCCTTCTACTATGAAGACACCCAGGCCCGCGCATTAATTGTTGCCCCTGGCGAGGGCGACGAAGCCCGGGCTGCATTGCGTTCAGACATGCTGCTGATCGAAGCCGCCTTCGACAGCAACCATCAGCTTACCTTCTCGACATCTGGTACCGCCGGATCACCACGCCGCGATGGCCTGGCCACACCCGACGACATCGCCATGATCTTGCACACCAGTGGCACCACCAGCCGGCCTAAGCGGGTACCTATTCGCCATCGTAATCTGGCCGCCTCGACCAGCAACATCATCACTACCTATCAATTGAGCGCGGCGGATCGTTCGCTCTGCGTGATGCCGCTCTTCCACATTCACGGCATTGTTGCCTCGTTGCTAAGCCAGTTAGCCGCCGGTGGAGCTGTTATCTGTCCACCAGGTTTTGATGGTCTCAAATTCTGGAGCTGGGTCGAACAAGAGCGTCCAACCTGGTACTCGGCCGTCCCGACGATGCACCAGGTCCTCCTGGCCCGAGCCGGGCGCAACACTGCTATAATCAAAGCTAACCCATTCCGCTTCATCCGCTCCTCAAGTGCACCTCTACCTCCGGTTGTGATGGAGCAAATGGAAGAGGTCTTCGCGGCGCCGGTGATTGAAAGCTACGGCATGACGGAGGCTTCACATCAGATGACCTCGAATCCGTTACCACCCGGTCGGCGAAAACCCGGCTCGGTGGGGATTGGATTCGGGGTAGAAGTGGGTATCATGGACGAACACGGCCAGTTGTTGCCGGCAGGTGTGAAGGGCGAGGTCGTAGTGCGCGGGCCGAATGTCGTTGATGGGTACGAAAATAATCCTGAAGCCAATGCCACAGCATTTGTGAATGGATGGTTTCGGACCGGTGACCAGGGGTATCTCGACGAAGATGGCTATCTCTGTCTGACCGGTCGTATCAAAGAGTTAATCAACCGCGGGGGCGAAAAGATTTCGCCCCTGGAGATTGATGACGTACTGCTCCGTCATCCGGCAGTCGCCGAAGCCCTGGCCTTTGCCGTGCCACATCCAACGCTGGGTGAAGAGGTGCATGCCGCCGTTGTATTACGCGAAGGCATGAGTGCTGACGAGCGTGAATTACGCGAGCACTGTGCCCGCCTGCTGGCCGATTTCAAAGTGCCTCGTGCAATCCATATTCTGAGCGCACTACCACGCGGTGCCACCGGAAAACTACAACGGATCACGATGGCGAAAACACTGGGATTGTAA
- a CDS encoding gamma-glutamyltransferase family protein: MDLNLHHFPYPGRRVPVIAERGVVASSHPLASQAGMHILQAGGNAVDAAIATAAALTVLEPTSNGLGGDGFALIWAGDHLYGINGSGAAPARLSLDALSAAGHTDMPVYGWLPVTVPGVVRMWGDMHDRFGRLPLAQVLAPAISYAAEGAPTPPMVAYFWARGVAAAHNRHGPEFAGFLPTFSIDGRAPRPGERFVSPGHARTLRLIARHGADVFYQGEIAEAIDRFARATGGLLRADDLARHRSEWVTPISMQYRGYTVHEIPPNGQGIAALMALGILDHIELNGYARESAASFHRQIEAMKLAFADAFAYVADPASVAVPINEMLNRQRLAERARLIGEQAQTYGPSALPRGGTVYFAAVDRDGMMVSMIQSTYMGFGSGVVIPDYGIALHNRGCGFVLTPGHPNQVAPGKRPFHTIIPGFLSKDGVPIGPFGVMGAHMQPQGHVQVIVNTLDYGMHPQAALDAPRWRWERDGTLRLELETPRHVIEGLAARGHQVVVESELGGFGRGQIIWRLASGSYVAGTEPRCDGLAIGW; encoded by the coding sequence ATGGATCTCAACCTGCACCATTTTCCTTATCCCGGACGGCGAGTACCGGTGATTGCCGAGCGCGGAGTGGTTGCCAGCAGTCACCCCCTGGCATCTCAAGCCGGTATGCACATATTGCAGGCTGGTGGGAATGCGGTTGATGCAGCTATTGCCACTGCCGCGGCGCTAACCGTGCTGGAACCAACCTCAAATGGGCTGGGGGGTGATGGTTTCGCCCTGATTTGGGCTGGCGATCATCTGTACGGCATCAATGGTTCGGGAGCAGCACCGGCCAGGTTGAGTCTTGACGCACTGAGCGCTGCCGGGCATACCGATATGCCAGTTTATGGCTGGTTGCCGGTAACCGTGCCGGGCGTTGTGCGCATGTGGGGAGATATGCACGACCGGTTTGGGCGTTTGCCGCTCGCGCAGGTCCTGGCCCCAGCCATCAGTTATGCCGCTGAAGGCGCGCCAACACCACCGATGGTCGCTTACTTCTGGGCACGAGGGGTTGCAGCCGCGCACAACCGTCACGGGCCTGAGTTTGCCGGTTTCTTGCCCACGTTTAGTATTGATGGACGGGCACCGCGACCGGGTGAGCGTTTCGTCAGCCCTGGTCACGCCCGTACCCTGCGCCTGATCGCCCGTCATGGCGCTGATGTCTTCTATCAGGGTGAAATTGCCGAAGCGATTGACCGCTTTGCGCGCGCTACCGGCGGTCTGTTACGGGCAGATGATCTGGCCCGCCACCGTTCGGAATGGGTAACACCAATCAGTATGCAGTACCGTGGCTATACCGTCCACGAGATTCCGCCGAACGGTCAGGGGATTGCGGCGCTGATGGCACTTGGGATTCTCGATCACATCGAGCTTAACGGCTATGCCCGCGAATCGGCAGCATCGTTCCACCGCCAAATCGAAGCGATGAAACTGGCCTTTGCCGATGCCTTCGCCTATGTTGCCGACCCGGCCAGTGTAGCTGTGCCCATCAATGAGATGTTGAATCGGCAGCGGCTGGCCGAACGTGCGCGCCTGATCGGTGAACAGGCCCAAACCTATGGCCCGTCCGCCCTGCCACGCGGTGGTACAGTCTACTTCGCTGCGGTTGACCGTGACGGGATGATGGTGAGTATGATCCAATCAACGTATATGGGATTTGGTTCAGGGGTGGTGATCCCTGATTACGGTATCGCCCTGCACAACCGTGGTTGTGGCTTCGTATTAACACCCGGCCATCCGAATCAGGTCGCTCCCGGTAAACGACCATTTCACACGATTATTCCCGGTTTCCTGAGCAAAGATGGCGTTCCCATCGGCCCCTTCGGTGTAATGGGAGCACATATGCAACCACAAGGGCATGTGCAGGTTATCGTTAACACCCTTGATTACGGAATGCACCCCCAGGCCGCACTGGATGCACCGCGCTGGCGCTGGGAGCGCGATGGCACGCTGCGGCTTGAGCTGGAAACACCACGCCACGTCATTGAAGGGCTGGCCGCTCGCGGCCACCAGGTGGTGGTCGAAAGTGAATTGGGCGGCTTTGGCCGGGGACAGATTATCTGGCGTCTGGCCAGTGGCAGCTATGTAGCAGGTACTGAACCTCGTTGTGATGGGCTGGCAATTGGATGGTGA
- the rpsO gene encoding 30S ribosomal protein S15 produces the protein MALEKEEKSQIINGYQIHETDTGSPEVQVALLTERINQLIEHLRVHTHDHHSRRGLLKLVGRRRRLLNYLQSKDRERYRNVINRLGLRR, from the coding sequence GTGGCGCTTGAAAAAGAAGAAAAATCGCAGATCATCAACGGCTATCAGATCCACGAAACTGATACCGGTTCGCCCGAAGTACAGGTAGCGCTACTGACCGAGCGCATCAACCAGTTGATTGAACATCTTCGCGTTCATACTCACGATCACCACTCGCGTCGTGGTTTGCTGAAGCTTGTCGGGCGACGGCGGCGGCTGCTCAACTATCTGCAATCGAAAGATCGCGAACGCTATCGCAACGTCATTAATCGCCTCGGTCTGCGTCGCTAG